CGCACCCCGCTCGCGACCGTACCCAACGCCACCCATGCCCGTGAAATCGTCCGGCGCATTGCTCGAACGCGGCGCGTTGAAGCTCGGACTGCACCCGCAACCGGCACCGGTGGCGATATTGTCGAAACCGCACAACGGTCGCGCGCCGTGTATCCATTGCGGCTATTGCATGGGGTTTGGTTGCGAGGTCGGCGCCAAATCGTCAACCCTGGCTACCGTTATTCCGCAGGCACTGGCAAGCGGCAAATGCGAAATACGGCCACTCAGTACGGTCTACCGACTGGAAATCAACGACGCCGGCAAGATCGACGAAGTGCTCTACTTCGACGCTGACGGCAAGCAACGCTCGCAGAAAGCGAAGGCGGTCGTCCTGTCCGCAAACGGCGCCGAGACACCACGACTGCTGCTCGACTCAGCCAGCGCCCGACACCCGGACGGGCTGGGCAACTCCAGTGGCTTCGTAGGTCGCAACCTGATGTTCAATGGTCACTCCATTGCCAATGGCGTGTTCGCAGAACAACTGAACGACTACAAGAGCATCCAGGTAACCCGCATCATTCACGACTTCTACGAGTCGGATCCGAAACGCGGCTACTACGGTGGCGGCGGAATCGATGCGAGACCGCTGTTCTCGGCGACGCCGATCTTGTTCGCCATGGCCGGTGCGCCACCCAACGTGCGCTCTTGGGGCCGGGAATACAAAGAGGCGCTGGCGCACAACTACACCCGGCAGATGACGATACTGGGCAATACCACGTCGCTCGCACAGGATCGTAACAACATCACACTGGACCCCACCTACAAAGACCAGTGGGGTCGCGCGGCATTGCGCCTGACTTACAGAGACCACGACGATGATTTGGCAATTTCGGAATTCTTCCGCCAGAAGTCGCTTGAATTGATGGATGCAGCGGGCGCGGAACAATCGTGGTCATTCCCCGTTGAAGCACAATCCAGCGGCGCCCACCTGCTCGGCACCTGTCGGATGGGCGACGACGCCGAGACTTCGGTCGTCGACAAACACCATCGCAGCCATGACGTGAAGAACTTATTTATCTGCGATGGCTCGAGCTTTGTGACCTCGGGTCGCGGCCAGCCAACCATGACCATTATGGCATTGGCCTTTCGTGCCGCTGAACACATCGCCGCGGCCGCAAAAGCAAACGACATCTAGCAACGCAAGTCCTTGCCGCCGTGGACCCGCAACACGTCGGCCGATTGGCAACGAGCCGTGCGGCCAATGCACGCCGCAGAATGCGCACAACGGCGCTCCATGCCGCACCGCCGCTGACACACATGCTCGTGTCATAACCCGATGGTCGCATGCATGGACTGGCAGGCACGCGCGGCCGGGCCGCCTTCTGTGCCGCACTGCCGGTTCCACGCCGCTACCAGGTCACTGCAGGCGTTGCCCGGCGAGGCTGCATTTTGGCCTGAAAAATCCGCCGACGGTGGTACGCTATGCCCCTTTTTTGCCCGGAACCAGCACCACATGACTGTCAAACTTCTTGGAATTTCCAACGCCATCGTCGATATTCTCGCCAACGTTGAAGCCGATTTTCTCGACAAGGTGAACGCACCGCCCGGCTCGATGACGCTGATTGATGAAGCTCGTGCCCGCGAAATTTACGACATGATGGGGCCTGCAACGGAAATGTCCGGCGGCTCAGTTGCCAACACCGTCGCCGGCTTCGCCAGCCTCGGTGGTCGCGCTGCCTACATCGGCAAAGTCAGGAACGATCAGCTCGGCGACATTTTCACGCACGATATGCGCTCGCTCGGCGTGGACGTGCGACTGCCACCGGCGACCGATGGCGCGGCAACCGCGCGCAGTCACATTCTGATCACGCCGGACGGCCAGCGCACCATGCAAACGTATTTGGGTGCCTGCACGGAACTCGCCGTTGCTGACATCACCGCGGCGACCGTAGGCGAACCCGACATTGCGTTGCTGGAAGGCTATGTCTGGGATATCGCCGAAGGCCCCGCGCTAGCCGCAGCCGCCGTTGAACTGGTCCGCAAGGCCGGTGGCAAAGTTGCGCTGTCTTTATCCGATTCCATGTGCGTCGAACGCCATCAAAAGGAATTCGCCAGCTTCGTTCGCGACGCTGCGGATCTCGTGTTTGCAGACGAAGACGAAATGATGGCGCTGCTGCAGGTCAAGACCTTCGAAGAAGTTCCACCGCTGGCGGCACAATTGCCACCGTTGTTCGTCATCACCCGCTCTGCCAAAGGTTCCGTGCTCATCAAGGGCGAAAAGCAGATCCAGCAGGATGCCATCCGGGTCGACAAGGTCGTCGATTCCACCGGCGCTGGTGACTCCTTTACAGCCGGTTTCCTGTACGCCTATACCAATGGCATGTCATTGGACAAATGCGCCCGGGCCGGCACCTTCTGTGCGACCCAGGTCATCCAGCAGATCGGTGCCCGCATCGACAAGGACGCGCTGGACGAACTCGACTAGACGGAGGTATCAACGTGCACAGCAAGCTGACCGTACTGTTCATTGCGCTGACCCTGCTGACATCCGCGCAAGCTCACGACGATGCTGTTGCGCACTACCTTGCGAACGAAGGCCTCATGGTCGCGCACGGAGATACCAAGATCCTGTTTGATCCGTTGTTCCGCGAGAGTTACGGACAGTACCGTTTAGTTCCGGATGCAATGCGCGCTGCGCTGTTCGAGGGCAGCGCGCCGTGGGATGGCATCGATGCCGTGTTCATCAGTCACTACCACGACGACCATTTTGCACCCGACGAGATGCTCATCCTGCTGCGCCAGCAGCCGCAGTTGCTGCTGTTTGCACCACGCCAGGCCGTGGCGGCAATGCGCAAGTTCGACGATGACGAGTCCCTGTTCGAGCGCGTCACGGCGGTCAACCTCGCCTATCGCGATGCGCCGGTCAGTTACACAAGGCCGGGGCTGCTGATTGAGGCCGTGCGCATTCCGCATTCGGGATGGCCAGATAGGCGGACTGACGTTGAAAACATTGCCTGGCGCGTCACGCTGGATGACGGCCCCACCGTGCTGCATCTGGGCGACGCCGATACCCGTGACGCCCATTTCGCGAATGACCCCGAATACTGGCGACAACGATACCCGGAAATGGCATTTCCGCCTTACTGGTTCTTTTTGTCGAACAGCGGCAAGGACGTTCTGACCACGAGGATTCGCGCTGGCCATGCGGTGGGCGTGCACGTACCGGTCAGCGTGCCGCAACAGGAGAACAAGCGGGACCCCGCCTTGCAGGGCGTTGATTTATTCACGACCCCGGGTGAAACGCGGATGATCGATCACGCGCACTGATCGCAGCAGCGGATGCCTAGCTGCCGATCGGGTGCCAGGTTGTTTTGGTTTCCTGCACATCGGCAACGAAATAGGGACTCGCCGCCGTCGCCTTGCTCCAGTTGATGCCGTCCCGGGCGATGACCCGCTTGATATTGTCAGCGGCTTTGACCTGAATATCGGCCGCCGTGTCGTCATCGGCATCGCAGCAAATCACCGCATTCACATCCATGTGCGAGGCGAATTGTCCGGCCAGCTCGCTGCGGTAACCGGTCAGCAAATTCACAACGCCGCCTGGCACATCGGACGCGTGCAGCACTTCGGCAAAACTGACCGCGTTCAGTGGCAATGATTCCGACGCCAGCACCACGCAGCTATTGCCGCCGACAATGGTCGGTGCAATGTTCGACACCAGACCCAGCAAACCACTGCTTTCGGGTGCCAGTATCGACACCACACCGGTTGCTTCGAGAACTGAAAAATTGAAATGCGATGACGCAACCGGATTAACCGCGGAAAAAATCTGCTGGTACTTGTCGGCCCAGCCCGCGTAGTAAATCAAGCGGTCTACAGCCGCGTCCACTTCCTCAGTCGCTGCTTTCTTGCCCACACCCTGCACCGTCATTTCGGCGATGAACTGTTCACGACGGCCTTCCAGCATTTCCGCAATGCGGTAAAGAATCTGTCCGCGCAGATAAGCACTGGCTGACGCCCAGCCGGGCTGTGCGGCACGCGCGGCAACTACCGCATTGCGAAAGTCCTTGCGACTGGAGCGACAAATATTGGCAATGACTTTGCCTTTCGCGTTTTGCAGATCGTAGTAGCGCCCGGACTCCGTACGCGGAAACTTGCCGCCGATGTAGATCTTGTAGGTCTTGGCGACCGGGATACGTGCTGCTTGTGTTGCCATCTCAGGACTCCAGGTTCAGATAAGCGCCAAGACCGTGCAGACCGCCTTCCCGGCCCACGCCCGATTCCTTGTAGCCGCCGAACGGCGAGGTCGGATCAAACTTGTTGAAGGTGTTCGCCCAGATCACGCCGGCACGCACGTTCTGGGTCATCTTGAAAATCCTGGAGCCTTTATCGGTCCAGATGCCGCCCGACAAACCGTACTGCGTGTTGTTCGCCTTGCTCAGACCCTCCTCCAGCGTACGGAATGTCTGGATTGCCAGTACCGGCCCGAAAATTTCTTCCTGCACGACCCGGTTGGATTGCGACACACCGGTGAATATCGTCGGTCGGCACCAATAGCCTTTGGCCGGTACGCTACAGGAACTCTGGTGCATTGCCGCTCCTTCCGCAACGCCCAGCTTCAGGTAGGACTCGATGCGGCCGAGTTGTTGCTTCGAATTAATCGCGCCGATGTCCGTGTTCTTGTCGAGCGGATCACCGACGATAAGCGTTTCCATGCGTTCACGCAGTCGCTCGATCACATCGTCGGCCACCGACTCCTGCACCAGCAAACGTGAACCTGCACAGCAAACGTGCCCTTGATTGAAGAAGATGCCATTGACGATGCCTTCCACTGCCTGATCGAGCGCCGCATCGGCGAAGATAATATTGGCAGCCTTGCCGCCCAGCTCCAGCGTGTACTTCTTGCCGCTGCCAGCGATCGATTTCATGATTGCCCGACCCACGCCGGTTGAACCGGTAAAGGCCACTTTGTCGACATCGTCGTGATTCACGATGGCCGCACCGGTCTCACCTGCGCCAGTGACAATATTCACAACGCCGTCCGGTAAACCGGCCTCCTGAATCACTTCAGCCAGTTTCAACGCGGTCAACGGCGTGGTTTCCGCCGGCTTGAGCACCACGGTATTGCCGCAGGCCAGCGCCGGTGCAATTTTCCAGGCCGCCATGAGCAATGGGAAATTCCAGGGTATGACCTGGCCCGCCACACCCAGTGCCTTTGCTGTGCGGCCGGGGTACGCGTACTCAAGTTTATCAGCCCAGCCGGCGTAATAGAAAAAGTGCGCCGCCGCCAACGGGATATCGATGTCGCGGGATTCCCGGATGGGCTTGCCGCCGTCCAGCGACTCAATGACCGAAAATTCGCGCGCACGCTCCTGCAATATCCGGGCGATCCGGTAGATGTACTTGCCGCGCTCGGCCGCCTTCATCTTTGACCACGGACCATTGAATGCCTTGCGCGCGGCTGCCACAGCCTTGTTCACGTCGGCATCGGTCGCCAGTGCCACGCGACTGAGTTTTTTCTCGGTTGCCGGGTTCACGGTATTGAAGTAGCCACCTTTGGCCGGCGCGACAAACTTACCGCCAATGAACAGCTCGTATTGCTTGTCGATCTTCACGTGATCCGTGCTTTCGGGGGCTGGCGCGTACTCCCAGCCACCGTCGAATGCGAGTTTGTTTGCTTGTGTGTCCACGCTTAGGCCCACTCAGTCTTTGGAAAAGTAATCGGCCGACTGGTACACGCCGGTCGCCTGTTTCTGCAGCTGCATCAATACGTCATTCGCCAGTGAACTGGCACCGAAGCGAAACCACTCCGGCGTCATCCAGGCATTGCCCAGCGTTTCACGCAGCATGACCAAGTAATGAATGGCGAGTTTGGAGTTCGAAATTCCGCCGGCCGGCTTCATGCCCACCATGCGACCGGTCTCGCGATGGAAGTCACGAATCGCCTGCAACATGACAAACGTAACCGGCAAAGTGGCTGCAGGTTGAATCTTGCCGGTCGAGGTTTTGATGAAATCAGCGCCTGCATGCATAGCCAGCACGCTGGCACGACGCACATTGTCCAGCGTGCTCAACTCGCCGGTTTCGAGTATCACCTTGAGATGTGCTTCGCCGCAGGCTTCCTTAACCGCCGCAATCTCGTCGAATACAAAGCGGTAATCGCCTTGCAGAAAAGCACCGCGAGAAATCACCATGTCGATTTCGTCGGCGCCTTCCGCCACCGCAATTTTCGTTTCATCAATTTTGATGTGACGCGGCGCCATGCCACTGGGGAACGCCGTCGCAACCGATGCGACGTTTATGCCGCTGTCGCCCAGTGCTTTCCTGGCAATGCCGACCATGGTGGGGTAAACACAGACAGCCGCAACGTGCGGCAGGCCCGGCAACTGATCGTGCAAATGCATGGCCTTCTGGCACAACTGGCGCACTTTGCCCGGCGTATCCTGACCTTCGAGCGTGGTCAGGTCGATCATGCTCAAAATCATTTTCAACGCGGCGGTTTTGGATTCCGTTTTGATCGAACGGGTCTGGAAGCGAGCGACCCGCTCGGCCACGCCAACCTCGTCTACCCGCGTCACCTGGCTCAGGTCGGGCAGCGGCGGCGCCGGCGTCAGCGCGGCACTCACTGGGGATCTCCACTCATGCGCACCGTCTCCAGGGCCACGGTGATCATCTCGTCAAAGGTATTCTGGCGCTCATCCGACGACAACGCGTCGCCACTGACGATGTCATCGCTGACCGTGCAAATGGCGAGTGCTTCAACGCCGTGTTCGGCAGCGATCGGGTAGATACCGGCCGCTTCCATTTCCACGCCCAGCACATTGTACTTCGCCATAGTTTCGAACATCTCGGGCTGCGGCGTGTAGAACAAATCAGCCGAGAAAATATTGCCTACGTGATAGCGCACCTGGTTTTCTTCAGCGGCGAGGACCGCATTGGCGACCAACGAAAACGTGGCCAGGGGCGCGAGATCAAAGCCGCCGAAACGCATCCGGTTGACATTGGAATCGGTGGATGCGCCCATCGCAATCAACACATCGCGCAACTTCACGTCAGGGTGCGTCGTGCCGCAACTACCGACGCGGATCAAGCGTTTCACGCCGTACTCGGTAACCAGTTCGGTGCAGTAAATGGACGCGGACGGAATGCCCATGCCGTGCGCCATGACCGAGACCGGTATGCCGCGATAGCTGCCGGTGTAACCCCACATGTTGCGCACGTCGGTAACGCGACGCGGTTCGTCCAGCCATTTTTCGGCAATGTACCGGGCACGTAAAGGGTCGCCAGGCATCAATACCGATGGCGCAAAGTCGCCCGGAGCCGCATTCATGTGTTTTGTTGCCATTGCTACTCGCCTGCTTGCTGCGCCCCGTGGCGCGCTGGGTCAAAAATAGACCGGAACCGGCCGGATCGGCGGCACCGAAGGCAAAGCATAGCACCGCCGCACCCACGGCCGCCCTCGGCCGGCCATGCGACCGGCAACCTTACGCCGCCGCTGCGGGCATGGGAAGCCCGCCGCAAATCGCATTACCATAGGGCTGTCCAGCCGCTCATCGAGACCATGCAATGTCGAAACCACTGTTCCCTGTCACTGCCAGCCGCGAATTTTTTACCCGTGAGCGCTGCTACATTACCGAACTGCTGAACGTGCCCGGCGAACCGCGTTTGTCACTCGCGCGTTGCCGGGTCGAGCCCGGCGTGACCACGGAACTGCACAGCCTCGCCGTTGACGAGTGGTATTTCATCGAGCAGGGTACGGGCCGGATGGAGGTTGGAGACGGCGCGCCGTTTGCGGTCGGGCCCGGCGACACGGTCGCCATCGACCGCAATGTCGCCCAAAGAATTCACAATGACGGCCACACTGACCTCGTATTCCAGTGCATTTGCGTGCCCCGCTTCGCGGCAGAACACTACCGGCCACTGGAGGCCGGGAACGCTTGATCGTGGGCGAATAACCACAGCCACCGCTGCGGCTGCCAGCCGGCGATTTGCGCAAAAATATGGCCAAATCGGTAGTCAAGAAGGCTATACTCCCGCGATCGTTTCAGGGAGACAAACAATGCGTGGTATGAACCCAACAATCGCTCGCCGGACGCTCGCGAGCAGTGCTGCGGCACTCGTTCTGCTGTCCACAACGGCAGGTTTGAACACCGTCGTGGCGCAGGAGCGTGCGGACCGGGGCATTCTCGAAGAAATCACGGTTACGGCGCAGCGTCGTGAAGAGAACTTGCAGGAAGTGCCGTTCTCAGTGTCCGCCTTGCGTGGCGACCGCTTTCAGACGCTGGTTGAAGCCGGCGAAGACATCCGCGCCCTCGCCAACCGTGTTCCCAGCCTGTACGCCGAATCCTCGAACGGCCGCCTGGCACCGCGCTTTTACATGCGCGGCCTTGGCAACACCGACTTCGACCTCGCTGCGTCGCAGTCGGTATCCATCATCATGGACGAAGTCGTGCAGGAGAACGTTATCCTGAAGAGCTTCCCGTTGTTCGACATCGAACGGGTTGAAGTGCTGCGCGGACCGCAAGGCTCGCTGTTTGGCCGCAACACGCCGGCGGGTATCGTCAAATTCGATACGCGCAAGCCGACCAGCGAACTGAACGGCTACGTCAATGCGACGATCGGCAGTCTGGGCACGGCCAATATCGAAGGTGCGATAGGCGGCAGCCTGACCGAGTCCAACGTGCTCATGGGCCGGTTTTCCTTCATTGACCAAAACCGCGATGACTGGATCAGCAATGGCTTCACCGGTGAAAGTGATGTCATGGGCGGGTATGACGAGACAGCATGGCGCGCACAGCTGCTGTTCGAGCCCAGCGACAACCTGAGCGCATTGCTCAACGTCCACGGCCGCAATCTGAACAACGGCACCGCGTCGATTTTTTACGCCAACATCATCGGGCCCGGTGACAACAACCTGAATGAGAACTTCATTCGCGATGTTGTGTATTTCGACGAAGGTGAGAACAACCCGCAGGAAGCAGACGCGCTGGGTTTCAGCCTGAAAGTAGACTGGGATTTCGGCAACGATCTCGTTCTGACCTCGATCACGTCTCACGAAGAACTGGAAAACAGCAGCTACGGTGACATCGACGGCGGCAACCTGGTCAGCGGCCCCGGCTTCATTCCGTTCCCGTCACAAACGCGCGACGGCCTGGATGACCTGGAACAAATCACGCAGGAATTCCGCCTCGCATCAAACGCGCGCGACAACGTTTTCTGGCAGACCGGGTTCTTCTACTTCAAGTCTGACTTCACGGTGAACACCGAACCGTTCTTCGTGCCGCCAACAGAAGTCCGGCACAAGAACGACTCCTGGGCCGTGTTCGGTCAGGTCGCGTGGGATTTGTCCGACAGCACAACGCTGACGGCCGGCATCCGCTATACCGACGACGAGAAGGAAATGACCACCGGTTCCACACCCAACCCGCAACCGCTGGTTGAAGTGGGTGACGACCAGGTCAGCTGGGACCTCAGTCTCATGCATGTACTGAACGACAACGTGAGCGTTTACGCCCGCGTTGCCAGCGGCTTCCGCGCACCGTCGATTCAGGGACGCAACATCGCGTTCTTCGATGCAAACCCGTATTCGGTCGCCACGTCCGAAACCATCCTGTCCACTGAAGTCGGCTTCAAATCGGAAGTCAGCGATCGGGTTCGTATCAACGGTGCGGTTTATTACTACACCATTGACGACCAGCAGTTCTCGGCCATCGGCGGCAACACCAACTCCAACGTGCTGGTCAACGCTGACAAGGGCGTCGGCATTGGTACGGACGTAGACGCCGAGTTTGTGCTGAGCGACAACTTTGTCATGACCATTGGTGCCAGCTACAACGACACCAAGATTGACGATGCCAACCTCGTGACCGCGGTCTGCGCCCAGTGCACGGTCATGGATCCGCTGGACGGTAACGGGTTCGCCATTCTTGACGGCAACCGCTTCCCGCAGGCACCGGAATACCAGTTCAACATCACGGCCCGTTACAGCACGCCAGTGGGCGACGATGACGAACTGTACTGGTACGCCGACTATGCCCATCAGGGCGACGCAAACTTCTTCCTCTACGAAGCCGCCGAGTACCATTCCGGGGACATTTTCGAGGCAGGGTTGCGTGCCGGTTACATTGCCAACAACGGCCAATGGGAAATCGCGGCGTTTGCCCGCAACATCACGGACGAAGAAAACCTGAAGGGCGGCATCGACTTCAATAACAACACCGGCTACGTCAACGAGCCACGTATCTTCGGCCTGAACTTCCGGATGAATTTCGGGGAATAACTGCTCCTCTAACATTCGCGGTTACAAAGCCCGGCAATCGCCGGGCTTTTTTTTGCTTGCCAGTACAAGCTGACCGCAGCGATTACCGACCGGATGAGCAGGCTCCGCACGCAACTCGCGCGACCATCTGCACCGCCAGCAAACGTCGACGCCGAATCGCATAGTTGGGCGCCTCGATCCTGCAACCGCCTGCACGGGAAAATCGACGGCCATGCAATTCATAACAAAACCAGCAGCCAGCATTATCGCCGCCGCCCAATTTGCGTAGACTGTCGCACACCTGACTTGCCATGGAGCTGACCATGAACGCTGCGTACCGACTTCTTTGCTGCCTCGCGTTGACGATGGTAGCCGGTGCTTGCCAATCGCCTGCACAGCGTGCGCCAGCGGCATCCACAGCGGCCGTTACGATCATGACCTTCAACGTCGAAAACCTGTTCGACAACACCGACGACCCCGGCAAGGACGACGCCACTTACCTGCCGCTGGCGGCAAAGCAGAACGATGCTCACCGTCAGGGCTGCGCCACGATAGAAGTCGATCGCTGGCGCGAACAGTGCCTGTACTGGGACTGGAGCGACGAGCTGGTCGAACGCAAGCTGGCCGTAGTCGCGGCTGCCATCCTGCAAGTCAACAATGGCCGCGGCCCTGACATTCTCGCCCTGCAGGAAATCGAGAACGTCCGCATCCTGGAGCGGCTGCGTACCGAGTACCTGACCGATGCCGGGTACCTGCCGGCCATACTGATAGAAGGCACCGACCTGCGCGGAATCGACGTGGCCTTCCTGAGCCGGTTGCCACTAAACAGCGAACCGCAACTGCATCCGATCACATTTGATGCTGAGTTTGCGTCACGGGTAGCTGATACGCGCGGCATTCTTCAGGCAGACTTCGAGCTCCCGGACGGTTCCGTCCTGACCGGCTTCGCCGTGCATTTTCCGGCACCGTTTCACCCAACTGACATGCGGATCTCGGCCTACAAGACGCTGAACGCGCTGCGCGCCGGATTGCCGGGCAGCCGCCCGGCATTTGCCGCCGGGGATTTCAATACGACATCGACGGAAGATGCGCGGGAAAAATTGCTGGATCGCTATGCACGCCCCTACTGGCAGGTCGCTCACGACCTCGGTTGTGGTGACGATTGCCGCGGCAGCGCGTATTATGCGCGCGACGATACCTGGTCCTTCCTGGACATGCTCCTCTGGTCGCCCGCCAACCGTGGCGCAAACGCAACATGGGACATTCGCGCGAATTCCGTCAGACTTGCCAACCAGACCAGCGGTCAGCGCCAGAACAATGGCACTCCAGCCCGCTTTGATCCGGCAGGCGGGCCCGGCGTTTCCGACCACTGGCCGCTGCAAGTCACTATAGAATCAAGGTAAAAACAGTGTCTTGCGGGGCTTTGATGAAGCACCGCTGCGGACCGGTGCAAACCCTGGCCGGGCCGGTCGCGGCAAGCCTTGCCGGAACGGCACCGGGTGCATATTGCGCCTCCCGATAGGCTGCGTTAGATTTACAACAAAATCACGCGGCGGGTTCCAGCTGCCCGCACTTTCCAACGATCGAGCGATTCGCTTTTGGCGACCTAAATGACACCCGGTTGTAACACTGCAATCGCAAAATCGCGCTCTTTTCACTCTCAGGGATCCAAAATGAAGAACAAGTTCAGGCTCTTCGGCTTTGCAGGACGGCTGGCAGCCGGATTAATGCTGCTTGCTGTTGCATTGCCACTTACCGTGAATGCACAGGAAACCACTTCCTCCATTCGCGGCAAGGTACGCGACGCGGCCGGTGCACCGGTTGCCGGCGCGACAGTCATCGTACGCAACATGCGTACCGACGTTGTCTATAACTACGAATCCAACAGCACCGGTACATTTTTCGCCAGCAACCTGCCGGTTGGTGGCCCGTACCAGGTAACCGTTAACGGTGTCCGCACAGTAGAAGTCGCCAGTATCTCGCTGGGCGACATTTACAACCTGGCCATTGAATTGCCGGGTGGCGGCGCAGTTGAAGAAATCGTCGTGACCGGGCAGGCCGTGCAGGGTGTTGACGTCGCTGCCGGTCCCGCTGCGACGTTCACGAGCTACGACATTGAAACCTCGGTGAACTTCAATCGCGATATCGTCGATGTCTACAGCATCGACCCGCGCCTGAACCTCGACAATCAGGACGATGGCTTT
The DNA window shown above is from Woeseia oceani and carries:
- the deoD gene encoding purine-nucleoside phosphorylase, which encodes MATKHMNAAPGDFAPSVLMPGDPLRARYIAEKWLDEPRRVTDVRNMWGYTGSYRGIPVSVMAHGMGIPSASIYCTELVTEYGVKRLIRVGSCGTTHPDVKLRDVLIAMGASTDSNVNRMRFGGFDLAPLATFSLVANAVLAAEENQVRYHVGNIFSADLFYTPQPEMFETMAKYNVLGVEMEAAGIYPIAAEHGVEALAICTVSDDIVSGDALSSDERQNTFDEMITVALETVRMSGDPQ
- a CDS encoding GMC family oxidoreductase, with product MANESQVHYRNDQAVDFVIVGSGSAGGILARELSAKGFDVVVLEQGPFRTAADFTHDEIGVAFNGELLGGSAARASQTFRHDESDIAEPHPFRQPAEYAKTVGGSSVHFTGNYWRFREIDFNERSQLGAISGTNFADWPISYSELEPYYTRVDWEIGVSGTPGPFDAPRSRPYPTPPMPVKSSGALLERGALKLGLHPQPAPVAILSKPHNGRAPCIHCGYCMGFGCEVGAKSSTLATVIPQALASGKCEIRPLSTVYRLEINDAGKIDEVLYFDADGKQRSQKAKAVVLSANGAETPRLLLDSASARHPDGLGNSSGFVGRNLMFNGHSIANGVFAEQLNDYKSIQVTRIIHDFYESDPKRGYYGGGGIDARPLFSATPILFAMAGAPPNVRSWGREYKEALAHNYTRQMTILGNTTSLAQDRNNITLDPTYKDQWGRAALRLTYRDHDDDLAISEFFRQKSLELMDAAGAEQSWSFPVEAQSSGAHLLGTCRMGDDAETSVVDKHHRSHDVKNLFICDGSSFVTSGRGQPTMTIMALAFRAAEHIAAAAKANDI
- a CDS encoding aldehyde dehydrogenase family protein, encoding MDTQANKLAFDGGWEYAPAPESTDHVKIDKQYELFIGGKFVAPAKGGYFNTVNPATEKKLSRVALATDADVNKAVAAARKAFNGPWSKMKAAERGKYIYRIARILQERAREFSVIESLDGGKPIRESRDIDIPLAAAHFFYYAGWADKLEYAYPGRTAKALGVAGQVIPWNFPLLMAAWKIAPALACGNTVVLKPAETTPLTALKLAEVIQEAGLPDGVVNIVTGAGETGAAIVNHDDVDKVAFTGSTGVGRAIMKSIAGSGKKYTLELGGKAANIIFADAALDQAVEGIVNGIFFNQGHVCCAGSRLLVQESVADDVIERLRERMETLIVGDPLDKNTDIGAINSKQQLGRIESYLKLGVAEGAAMHQSSCSVPAKGYWCRPTIFTGVSQSNRVVQEEIFGPVLAIQTFRTLEEGLSKANNTQYGLSGGIWTDKGSRIFKMTQNVRAGVIWANTFNKFDPTSPFGGYKESGVGREGGLHGLGAYLNLES
- the deoC gene encoding deoxyribose-phosphate aldolase translates to MSAALTPAPPLPDLSQVTRVDEVGVAERVARFQTRSIKTESKTAALKMILSMIDLTTLEGQDTPGKVRQLCQKAMHLHDQLPGLPHVAAVCVYPTMVGIARKALGDSGINVASVATAFPSGMAPRHIKIDETKIAVAEGADEIDMVISRGAFLQGDYRFVFDEIAAVKEACGEAHLKVILETGELSTLDNVRRASVLAMHAGADFIKTSTGKIQPAATLPVTFVMLQAIRDFHRETGRMVGMKPAGGISNSKLAIHYLVMLRETLGNAWMTPEWFRFGASSLANDVLMQLQKQATGVYQSADYFSKD
- a CDS encoding aldehyde dehydrogenase family protein encodes the protein MATQAARIPVAKTYKIYIGGKFPRTESGRYYDLQNAKGKVIANICRSSRKDFRNAVVAARAAQPGWASASAYLRGQILYRIAEMLEGRREQFIAEMTVQGVGKKAATEEVDAAVDRLIYYAGWADKYQQIFSAVNPVASSHFNFSVLEATGVVSILAPESSGLLGLVSNIAPTIVGGNSCVVLASESLPLNAVSFAEVLHASDVPGGVVNLLTGYRSELAGQFASHMDVNAVICCDADDDTAADIQVKAADNIKRVIARDGINWSKATAASPYFVADVQETKTTWHPIGS
- a CDS encoding MBL fold metallo-hydrolase, which translates into the protein MHSKLTVLFIALTLLTSAQAHDDAVAHYLANEGLMVAHGDTKILFDPLFRESYGQYRLVPDAMRAALFEGSAPWDGIDAVFISHYHDDHFAPDEMLILLRQQPQLLLFAPRQAVAAMRKFDDDESLFERVTAVNLAYRDAPVSYTRPGLLIEAVRIPHSGWPDRRTDVENIAWRVTLDDGPTVLHLGDADTRDAHFANDPEYWRQRYPEMAFPPYWFFLSNSGKDVLTTRIRAGHAVGVHVPVSVPQQENKRDPALQGVDLFTTPGETRMIDHAH
- a CDS encoding adenosine kinase → MTVKLLGISNAIVDILANVEADFLDKVNAPPGSMTLIDEARAREIYDMMGPATEMSGGSVANTVAGFASLGGRAAYIGKVRNDQLGDIFTHDMRSLGVDVRLPPATDGAATARSHILITPDGQRTMQTYLGACTELAVADITAATVGEPDIALLEGYVWDIAEGPALAAAAVELVRKAGGKVALSLSDSMCVERHQKEFASFVRDAADLVFADEDEMMALLQVKTFEEVPPLAAQLPPLFVITRSAKGSVLIKGEKQIQQDAIRVDKVVDSTGAGDSFTAGFLYAYTNGMSLDKCARAGTFCATQVIQQIGARIDKDALDELD
- a CDS encoding cupin domain-containing protein, giving the protein MSKPLFPVTASREFFTRERCYITELLNVPGEPRLSLARCRVEPGVTTELHSLAVDEWYFIEQGTGRMEVGDGAPFAVGPGDTVAIDRNVAQRIHNDGHTDLVFQCICVPRFAAEHYRPLEAGNA